A single Anopheles arabiensis isolate DONGOLA chromosome 2, AaraD3, whole genome shotgun sequence DNA region contains:
- the LOC120901423 gene encoding serine protease 27-like, with product MVTRRPTMSIHRFERIRCVTLLVPLLLALFLAAVPTASAHQCFCGVRRAQNETIYPDVPIEPGEWPWHTLIYYWSGSRLDPPAKICEGALIDERFVLAAAHCLTVRGRSDGELLPSDQLVVHVGVVSVQQDNERSRRFQVRNVTVEDESDLALIELQLGEPRTAVPKLMPDSSASSDEDGSGGGVDVSENLLPVVADSGGWKPIPVCLVDALDLTTLYGTEMYILNQSQRNRLGGYEPVRLILNEFLLCSGSTLAMKSRSINGTTVSFTIKDLNLPSNDRGTALYFKHQGTWSLLGFTVSRASRQWTPGSVCLPNDIISFDCLYPALDWVMENFGDTNS from the exons ATGGTTACTCGGCGACCAACGATGTCGATCCACAGATTCGAACGGATACGGTGTGTAACCCTGctggtgccgctgctgctggcgctcTTCCTTGCGGCTGTCCCGACTGCCAGTGCCCATCAGTGTTTCTGTGGTGTGCGCCGAGCGCAGAACGAAACGATCTACCCGGACGTACCGATCGAACCGGGCGAGTGGCCATGGCACACGCTCATCTACTACTGGTCCGGCTCGCGGCTTGACCCACCGGCCAAGATCTGCGAGGGTGCACTCATCGACGAGCGGTTCGTGCTGGCCGCGGCCCACTGTCTGACCGTGCGCGGCAGATCCGATGGCGAGCTGCTGCCCTCGGATCAGCTCGTTGTGCACGTCGGCGTTGTGTCGGTGCAGCAGGATAACGAGCGTTCGCGACGGTTCCAAGTGCGCAATGTCACGGTGGAAGATGAGTCGGACCTGGCACTGATCGAGCTGCAGCTAGGTGAGCCGCGAACCGCCGTACCGAAGCTGATGCCCGATTCGAGTGCCTCCAGCGACGAGGATggcagtggcggtggtgtCGATGTCTCGGAAAATTTGCTGCCAGTGGTGGCTGATAGTGGCGGTTGGAAACCAATTCCAGTGTGTCTGGTCGATGCACTCGATCTGACCACCCTGTATGGCACGGAAATGTACATACTGAACCAGAGCCAGCGGAATCGCCTGGGGGGCTATGAGCCGGTACGGTTAATACTGAACGAATTTCTGCTCTGCTCCGGATCTACGCTCGCCATGAAGTCACGGTCGATCAATGGAACGACCGTTTCCTTCACCATCAAAG ATCTCAACCTACCGAGCAACGATAGGGGTACGGCACTATACTTCAAGCACCAGGGCACGTGGAGCCTGCTCGGCTTTACCGTGTCCCGGGCCAGCCGCCAATGGACGCCCGGTTCCGTCTGTCTGCCGAACGATATCATTTCCTTCGATTGTCTCTATCCGGCACTGGACTGGGTGATGGAAAACTTTGGCGACACCAACAGCTAG